The candidate division KSB1 bacterium genome has a segment encoding these proteins:
- a CDS encoding V-type ATP synthase subunit D → MAKVRLTRIELKRQKDNLRRFLRYLPTLELKKQQLLQEIRALQRTRESLLADIERVNSEVSQWADVFAEEVGLPSLVKVAEVVTDTGNIAGIDIPLFGAVRFAEVPYDLFTTPLWVDQGIAVCKEQIERHIRLRIIDRQLAILQEELRVTIQRIKLFEEIKIPEAQENIRVIQIFLGDQMTAEVVRGKIAKAKLEKRREE, encoded by the coding sequence ATGGCAAAGGTCAGGCTGACAAGGATCGAGCTGAAGAGGCAAAAGGACAACCTGCGGCGCTTCCTCCGCTACCTGCCGACATTGGAGCTCAAGAAGCAGCAATTGCTGCAGGAAATCCGCGCGTTGCAGCGCACCCGCGAGTCCTTGCTGGCGGACATCGAGCGGGTGAACAGCGAGGTCAGCCAGTGGGCAGACGTGTTTGCCGAGGAGGTGGGGCTGCCGTCCTTGGTAAAGGTGGCCGAGGTCGTCACCGATACCGGCAACATCGCGGGCATCGACATCCCTTTGTTTGGCGCCGTCCGCTTCGCGGAGGTGCCCTACGACCTTTTCACCACGCCGCTGTGGGTCGACCAGGGGATTGCGGTCTGCAAGGAGCAGATCGAGCGGCACATCCGGTTGCGCATCATCGACCGCCAGCTGGCGATCCTGCAAGAGGAGTTGCGGGTGACCATCCAGCGCATCAAGCTGTTTGAGGAGATCAAGATCCCGGAGGCGCAGGAGAACATTCGGGTGATCCAGATATTCTTGGGCGACCAGATGACCGCCGAGGTGGTGCGGGGCAAGATCGCCAAGGCAAAGCTCGAAAAGCGGCGCGAAGAATGA
- a CDS encoding V-type ATP synthase subunit B, which translates to MRRVYSRILQVVGNVITVRASDVAYEELAEITTQRGKSLAQVIKLDGDLVSLQVFAGSRGISVNDEVRFLGHPMLVTFSENMLGRVFDGAGMPRDKGPQLSEHLIPVAGRPVNPYKRIIPRRMIRTNIPMIDVFNSLVVSQKLPIFSVSGEPYNELLARIALQAEVDMIILGGIGLKYDQYMYFKTVLEEGGALYRSIFFINTAADPIVESLMVPDLCLAVAEKFALQGKDVLVLLTDMTNFADALKEISITMEHVPSNRGYPGDLYTQLAQRYEKAVDFEDAGSITILAVTTMPGNDVTHPVPDNTGYITEGQFYLHGGRIDPFGSLSRLKQLVNKNTRKDHRAIMDGMIQLYAQYKETEEKRAMGFRMSTWDNKLLKYGKLFESRMMDLSVNIPLERALDLGWEILAECFRPEETGLRTELIKEFWPGIAERKAAEAVPEEVGEAVAAEAARQ; encoded by the coding sequence ATGCGAAGAGTCTATAGCAGGATCCTGCAAGTAGTCGGCAACGTCATCACCGTGCGTGCCAGCGACGTTGCCTACGAGGAGCTGGCCGAAATCACCACGCAGCGCGGCAAATCCCTTGCTCAGGTCATCAAGTTGGACGGTGATCTGGTCTCGCTGCAGGTGTTCGCAGGAAGCCGAGGCATCTCGGTCAACGACGAGGTGCGCTTCCTCGGTCACCCCATGCTGGTGACCTTCTCGGAAAATATGCTGGGCCGCGTCTTCGACGGCGCGGGCATGCCGCGTGACAAGGGGCCACAACTGAGCGAGCACCTCATTCCAGTTGCTGGGCGGCCGGTCAACCCCTACAAGCGCATCATTCCCCGACGCATGATCCGCACCAACATCCCGATGATCGACGTGTTCAACTCCTTGGTGGTCTCCCAGAAGCTGCCGATCTTCTCGGTCTCCGGGGAGCCCTATAACGAGCTGCTGGCCAGGATTGCTTTGCAGGCCGAGGTGGACATGATTATCCTCGGCGGCATCGGCTTGAAGTACGACCAGTACATGTACTTCAAGACGGTGCTCGAGGAAGGTGGTGCCCTGTACCGCTCGATCTTTTTCATCAATACCGCAGCTGACCCCATCGTGGAAAGCCTCATGGTGCCTGACCTCTGCTTAGCGGTCGCCGAGAAGTTTGCCCTGCAGGGGAAAGACGTGCTGGTGCTCCTGACCGACATGACTAACTTTGCCGACGCGCTCAAGGAGATCTCCATCACCATGGAGCACGTGCCCTCCAACCGCGGCTATCCTGGCGACCTCTACACGCAGCTTGCCCAGCGCTATGAGAAGGCCGTGGACTTTGAGGACGCCGGTTCCATTACCATCCTGGCCGTCACCACCATGCCCGGCAACGACGTGACTCACCCGGTGCCTGATAACACCGGCTACATCACCGAGGGCCAGTTCTACCTGCACGGTGGGCGCATCGACCCCTTCGGCTCGCTCAGTCGCCTCAAGCAGCTGGTGAACAAGAACACGCGCAAGGATCACCGCGCCATCATGGACGGCATGATCCAGCTCTATGCGCAATACAAGGAGACCGAAGAGAAACGCGCCATGGGTTTCCGCATGAGCACCTGGGACAACAAGCTGCTCAAATACGGCAAGCTCTTCGAAAGTAGAATGATGGACCTCTCGGTGAACATCCCCTTGGAAAGGGCATTGGACTTGGGATGGGAGATTCTGGCGGAGTGCTTCCGGCCTGAGGAGACCGGGCTGCGCACAGAGCTGATCAAGGAGTTTTGGCCGGGCATAGCGGAGCGGAAGGCGGCAGAGGCAGTGCCCGAAGAGGTGGGCGAGGCCGTAGCCGCAGAAGCAGCCAGGCAATAG